A portion of the Megalobrama amblycephala isolate DHTTF-2021 linkage group LG23, ASM1881202v1, whole genome shotgun sequence genome contains these proteins:
- the pcdh1b gene encoding protocadherin-1 isoform X4: MTVRVNRNFTVNRPTMCQSANVMWSRWSAMLVWILLLLCCSANVVNTIIYQVTEEQPPNTLIGSLAADQGLPDTGHLYKLEVGAPYLRVDGKTGDIYTTETPIDRETLKDCRNLFEGDPCFLEFEVSITDLMKGTGPRLIEGRIEILDENDNTPQFSSPVLTLSIPENTHVGVLFAIPVATDKDSGSNGIADYALTTGPEAANLFSLQVAQDSDEKLPQLIVLGNLDREQRDSYDLNIKVVDGGSPPRQSSALLRITITDANDNVPRFEKTHYEGELPENSPVGHSVLQVKANDSDMGPNGEVTYSLHQAPPAVQRLLSIDRNTGTIFVKGLVDREEISMLKFYVQAKDNGPQAKSSKSLVTITVKDQNDNAPLIRIRGIGLVTHEDGVANISEDMPVGTAVALVEVSDRDEGENAVVTCVVAGDVPFQLRSASETGNDRKRKYFLQTTTLLDYERIKDYRIEIVAVDSGNPALSSTNSLRVQVTDMNDNSPVFSPSLYQVEFPEENQPGDKVLDVLATDADSGTNAELTYSITGGSVPEGLFEINPNTGEVRVMSQLDREQLDHYQFLVAAADKGVPSLRGTATVVVKVLDRNDNDPKFMLNGYSFSVQENMPPLSPVGMVTVTDYDEGDNAHVQIFVEPDNGKFMIQNGTYTILSTISFDREKESTYSFRLKAVDGGDPPRSSYVGITINVLDENDNAPYVTKPSNSSYKFLDPRTSPETHVERVEAEDIDIGSNSELDFSIVGGNPHGLFRISSEGEITLAKEFTSKHIGLHRLVVKVKDRGTPVRHTTALVHIYVNETIGNVSHVEGLVGHSLYTPLEMDIAGDPDYSHDQHSNIIFGVLGGLFVVFLIIVVAVIIRRVLKENKSGYQAGKKETKDLYAPKPGPKSNKNKKAKKSKAPKPANPSEEDEGGSLQKGLKFNLMDDSVNDSPRIHLPLNYPPGSPDLGRHYRSNSPLPSIQLQPQSPSASKKHQAVQDLPATNTFVGTGDNNSTGSDQYSDYSYKANSSKYSTKQLPHRRVTFSTANQAQDLQDPSQHSYYDSGLEESETPSSKSSSGPRIGPLALPEDHYERTTPDGSIGEMEHPENGAVTGVDQEKGAGQKRLP; encoded by the exons ATGACCGTTCGAGTGAACCGAAACTTCACCGT CAACAGACCGACGATGTGCCAGAGTGCCAATGTGATGTGGTCACGGTGGAGTGCCATGCTAGTGTGGATTTTGCTTCTCCTCTGTTGCTCTGCAAATGTAGTCAACACCATCATCTACCAGGTGACCGAGGAGCAGCCGCCCAACACCCTAATTGGCAGCTTGGCAGCTGACCAGGGCCTGCCAGACACAGGCCACCTTTACAAGCTTGAGGTGGGTGCTCCTTACCTCCGTGTGGATGGCAAAACAGGGGATATCTACACCACGGAGACCCCGATCGATCGTGAGACTCTCAAGGACTGTCGCAACCTTTTTGAGGGCGATCCTTGTTTCCTAGAATTTGAGGTGTCTATTACAGATCTAATGAAAGGCACAGGACCTCGGCTCATTGAAGGCCGCATCGAGATCTTGGATGAGAATGACAACACACCACAGTTCTCTTCCCCTGTCTTGACATTGTCGATCCCTGAGAACACGCACGTGGGTGTGCTATTCGCAATTCCTGTGGCCACCGACAAGGATTCTGGAAGCAATGGCATTGCAGATTATGCGCTAACGACCGGCCCTGAAGCTGCCAACCTTTTCAGCCTGCAGGTGGCACAAGACTCAGATGAGAAATTGCCACAACTTATTGTATTGGGCAACCTGGATAGAGAGCAGCGAGATTCATATGACCTCAACATAAAAGTGGTCGACGGCGGCTCTCCACCTCGCCAGAGTAGTGCCCTGCTTAGGATCACCATTACAGATGCAAATGACAATGTACCCAGATTCGAGAAGACACACTATGAGGGTGAGCTGCCAGAAAACAGCCCAGTGGGTCATTCTGTTCTACAA GTGAAGGCCAATGACTCTGACATGGGGCCCAATGGAGAGGTGACCTACAGCCTCCACCAGGCACCACCAGCAGTCCAAAGGCTTCTTAGTATTGACCGCAACACAGGCACCATTTTTGTTAAGGGGCTGGTGGATCGTGAAGAAATCAGCATGCTCAAGTTCTACGTCCAAGCTAAAGACAATGGTCCCCAAGCAAAAAGCTCCAAATCCCTTGTGACTATCACAGTAAAGGACCAAAATGACAATGCGCCCTTGATCAGGATCCGGGGCATTGGTCTTGTGACACATGAAGATGGTGTTGCTAACATATCGGAGGACATGCCTGTGGGCACAGCTGTGGCTCTGGTGGAGGTATCAGATCGTGATGAGGGCGAAAATGCAGTTGTGACCTGTGTGGTTGCAGGGGATGTCCCATTCCAGCTGCGTTCAGCTAGCGAAACTGGCAATGACCGCAAGAGGAAGTACTTCCTCCAGACAACCACGCTACTGGACTATGAGCGGATCAAAGACTACAGGATTGAAATCGTGGCAGTGGACTCTGGCAACCCTGCACTATCCAGCACAAATTCCCTGAGGGTGCAAGTGACAGACATGAATGACAATTCCCCGGTCTTCTCGCCATCCTTGTACCAGGTAGAATTTCCTGAGGAGAACCAGCCAGGTGACAAGGTTTTGGATGTGTTAGCCACGGATGCTGACAGTGGGACTAATGCAGAGCTGACATACAGTATCACTGGTGGATCAGTCCCTGAGGGACTCTTTGAAATTAACCCTAACACAGGAGAAGTACGTGTCATGAGCCAGTTGGACCGTGAACAATTAGATCACTATCAGTTTCTAGTTGCAGCAGCTGATAAAGGTGTACCAAGCTTGAGAGGAACTGCCACTGTTGTTGTTAAGGTGCTCGACAGGAACGACAATGACCCTAAATTTATGCTCAATGGTTACAGCTTTTCGGTCCAAGAGAACATGCCTCCCCTTAGTCCTGTTGGAATGGTAACAGTCACAGATTACGATGAGGGCGACAATGCTCATGTTCAAATCTTTGTAGAACCAGACAATGGCAAGTTTATGATTCAAAATGGAACGTACACCATCCTTTCAACTATTTCCTTTGACAGGGAAAAGGAGAGTACCTACAGTTTCCGACTGAAAGCTGTTGATGGAGGTGACCCACCACGTTCCTCCTACGTTGGCATTACTATTAATGTTCTTGACGAGAATGACAATGCTCCTTACGTCACCAAGCCCTCAAACTCGTCATACAAGTTCTTGGATCCCCGCACCAGCCCAGAGACCCATGTAGAACGCGTTGAGGCAGAGGACATTGATATTGGTTCAAATTCGGAGCTGGATTTCAGTATTGTAGGGGGCAACCCTCATGGCTTGTTCCGCATCTCTTCAGAAGGTGAGATTACGTTGGCTAAAGAGTTCACATCCAAACATATTGGTCTACACCGTCTGGTAGTAAAAGTTAAGGACAGAGGCACACCGGTACGCCACACGACTGCACTGGTTCACATCTATGTCAACGAGACCATTGGCAATGTCTCGCATGTCGAAGGACTTGTTGGACACAGTCTTTATACCCCACTTGAAATGGACATTGCAGGAGATCCAGATTATTCTCATGACCAGCACAGTAACATTATCTTTGGAGTCTTGGGTGGCCTTTTTGTGGTCTTTCTAATCATTGTGGTGGCGGTGATCATCAGGCGTGTGCTGAAAGAGAATAAAAGTGGCTACCAGGCTGGCAAGAAGGAGACCAAAGACCTCTATGCTCCCAAACCGGGGCCTAAGAGCAACAAGAACAAGAAGGCAAAGAAAAGCAAAGCTCCAAAGCCTGCCAACCCATCTGAAGAGGATGAGGGGGGAAGTCTTCAGAAAGGCCTAAAGTTTAACCTCATGGATGATAGCGTCAACGATAGCCCTAGGATTCACCTGCCGCTCAACTACCCCCCTGGCAGCCCAGACCTGGGGCGACACTATCGGTCTAATTCTCCTCTGCCATCCATTCAGCTCCAACCTCAGTCACCTTCTGCCTCAAAGAAACACCAGGCAGTGCAGGACCTGCCGGCCACCAACACCTTTGTAGGAACCGGGGACAACAACTCAACAGGCTCAGACCAGTATTCGGATTACAGCTACAAGGCCAACTCTTCAAAATATAGCACCAAACAG
- the pcdh1b gene encoding protocadherin-1 isoform X5: protein MTVRVNRNFTVNRPTMCQSANVMWSRWSAMLVWILLLLCCSANVVNTIIYQVTEEQPPNTLIGSLAADQGLPDTGHLYKLEVGAPYLRVDGKTGDIYTTETPIDRETLKDCRNLFEGDPCFLEFEVSITDLMKGTGPRLIEGRIEILDENDNTPQFSSPVLTLSIPENTHVGVLFAIPVATDKDSGSNGIADYALTTGPEAANLFSLQVAQDSDEKLPQLIVLGNLDREQRDSYDLNIKVVDGGSPPRQSSALLRITITDANDNVPRFEKTHYEGELPENSPVGHSVLQVKANDSDMGPNGEVTYSLHQAPPAVQRLLSIDRNTGTIFVKGLVDREEISMLKFYVQAKDNGPQAKSSKSLVTITVKDQNDNAPLIRIRGIGLVTHEDGVANISEDMPVGTAVALVEVSDRDEGENAVVTCVVAGDVPFQLRSASETGNDRKRKYFLQTTTLLDYERIKDYRIEIVAVDSGNPALSSTNSLRVQVTDMNDNSPVFSPSLYQVEFPEENQPGDKVLDVLATDADSGTNAELTYSITGGSVPEGLFEINPNTGEVRVMSQLDREQLDHYQFLVAAADKGVPSLRGTATVVVKVLDRNDNDPKFMLNGYSFSVQENMPPLSPVGMVTVTDYDEGDNAHVQIFVEPDNGKFMIQNGTYTILSTISFDREKESTYSFRLKAVDGGDPPRSSYVGITINVLDENDNAPYVTKPSNSSYKFLDPRTSPETHVERVEAEDIDIGSNSELDFSIVGGNPHGLFRISSEGEITLAKEFTSKHIGLHRLVVKVKDRGTPVRHTTALVHIYVNETIGNVSHVEGLVGHSLYTPLEMDIAGDPDYSHDQHSNIIFGVLGGLFVVFLIIVVAVIIRRVLKENKSGYQAGKKETKDLYAPKPGPKSNKNKKAKKSKAPKPANPSEEDEGGSLQKGLKFNLMDDSVNDSPRIHLPLNYPPGSPDLGRHYRSNSPLPSIQLQPQSPSASKKHQAVQDLPATNTFVGTGDNNSTGSDQYSDYSYKANSSKYSTKQLPHRRVTFSTANQAQDLQDPSQHSYYDSGLEESETPSSKSSSGPRIGPLALPEDHYERTTPDGSIGEMEHPENAFPLHCDECDCDYQS from the exons ATGACCGTTCGAGTGAACCGAAACTTCACCGT CAACAGACCGACGATGTGCCAGAGTGCCAATGTGATGTGGTCACGGTGGAGTGCCATGCTAGTGTGGATTTTGCTTCTCCTCTGTTGCTCTGCAAATGTAGTCAACACCATCATCTACCAGGTGACCGAGGAGCAGCCGCCCAACACCCTAATTGGCAGCTTGGCAGCTGACCAGGGCCTGCCAGACACAGGCCACCTTTACAAGCTTGAGGTGGGTGCTCCTTACCTCCGTGTGGATGGCAAAACAGGGGATATCTACACCACGGAGACCCCGATCGATCGTGAGACTCTCAAGGACTGTCGCAACCTTTTTGAGGGCGATCCTTGTTTCCTAGAATTTGAGGTGTCTATTACAGATCTAATGAAAGGCACAGGACCTCGGCTCATTGAAGGCCGCATCGAGATCTTGGATGAGAATGACAACACACCACAGTTCTCTTCCCCTGTCTTGACATTGTCGATCCCTGAGAACACGCACGTGGGTGTGCTATTCGCAATTCCTGTGGCCACCGACAAGGATTCTGGAAGCAATGGCATTGCAGATTATGCGCTAACGACCGGCCCTGAAGCTGCCAACCTTTTCAGCCTGCAGGTGGCACAAGACTCAGATGAGAAATTGCCACAACTTATTGTATTGGGCAACCTGGATAGAGAGCAGCGAGATTCATATGACCTCAACATAAAAGTGGTCGACGGCGGCTCTCCACCTCGCCAGAGTAGTGCCCTGCTTAGGATCACCATTACAGATGCAAATGACAATGTACCCAGATTCGAGAAGACACACTATGAGGGTGAGCTGCCAGAAAACAGCCCAGTGGGTCATTCTGTTCTACAA GTGAAGGCCAATGACTCTGACATGGGGCCCAATGGAGAGGTGACCTACAGCCTCCACCAGGCACCACCAGCAGTCCAAAGGCTTCTTAGTATTGACCGCAACACAGGCACCATTTTTGTTAAGGGGCTGGTGGATCGTGAAGAAATCAGCATGCTCAAGTTCTACGTCCAAGCTAAAGACAATGGTCCCCAAGCAAAAAGCTCCAAATCCCTTGTGACTATCACAGTAAAGGACCAAAATGACAATGCGCCCTTGATCAGGATCCGGGGCATTGGTCTTGTGACACATGAAGATGGTGTTGCTAACATATCGGAGGACATGCCTGTGGGCACAGCTGTGGCTCTGGTGGAGGTATCAGATCGTGATGAGGGCGAAAATGCAGTTGTGACCTGTGTGGTTGCAGGGGATGTCCCATTCCAGCTGCGTTCAGCTAGCGAAACTGGCAATGACCGCAAGAGGAAGTACTTCCTCCAGACAACCACGCTACTGGACTATGAGCGGATCAAAGACTACAGGATTGAAATCGTGGCAGTGGACTCTGGCAACCCTGCACTATCCAGCACAAATTCCCTGAGGGTGCAAGTGACAGACATGAATGACAATTCCCCGGTCTTCTCGCCATCCTTGTACCAGGTAGAATTTCCTGAGGAGAACCAGCCAGGTGACAAGGTTTTGGATGTGTTAGCCACGGATGCTGACAGTGGGACTAATGCAGAGCTGACATACAGTATCACTGGTGGATCAGTCCCTGAGGGACTCTTTGAAATTAACCCTAACACAGGAGAAGTACGTGTCATGAGCCAGTTGGACCGTGAACAATTAGATCACTATCAGTTTCTAGTTGCAGCAGCTGATAAAGGTGTACCAAGCTTGAGAGGAACTGCCACTGTTGTTGTTAAGGTGCTCGACAGGAACGACAATGACCCTAAATTTATGCTCAATGGTTACAGCTTTTCGGTCCAAGAGAACATGCCTCCCCTTAGTCCTGTTGGAATGGTAACAGTCACAGATTACGATGAGGGCGACAATGCTCATGTTCAAATCTTTGTAGAACCAGACAATGGCAAGTTTATGATTCAAAATGGAACGTACACCATCCTTTCAACTATTTCCTTTGACAGGGAAAAGGAGAGTACCTACAGTTTCCGACTGAAAGCTGTTGATGGAGGTGACCCACCACGTTCCTCCTACGTTGGCATTACTATTAATGTTCTTGACGAGAATGACAATGCTCCTTACGTCACCAAGCCCTCAAACTCGTCATACAAGTTCTTGGATCCCCGCACCAGCCCAGAGACCCATGTAGAACGCGTTGAGGCAGAGGACATTGATATTGGTTCAAATTCGGAGCTGGATTTCAGTATTGTAGGGGGCAACCCTCATGGCTTGTTCCGCATCTCTTCAGAAGGTGAGATTACGTTGGCTAAAGAGTTCACATCCAAACATATTGGTCTACACCGTCTGGTAGTAAAAGTTAAGGACAGAGGCACACCGGTACGCCACACGACTGCACTGGTTCACATCTATGTCAACGAGACCATTGGCAATGTCTCGCATGTCGAAGGACTTGTTGGACACAGTCTTTATACCCCACTTGAAATGGACATTGCAGGAGATCCAGATTATTCTCATGACCAGCACAGTAACATTATCTTTGGAGTCTTGGGTGGCCTTTTTGTGGTCTTTCTAATCATTGTGGTGGCGGTGATCATCAGGCGTGTGCTGAAAGAGAATAAAAGTGGCTACCAGGCTGGCAAGAAGGAGACCAAAGACCTCTATGCTCCCAAACCGGGGCCTAAGAGCAACAAGAACAAGAAGGCAAAGAAAAGCAAAGCTCCAAAGCCTGCCAACCCATCTGAAGAGGATGAGGGGGGAAGTCTTCAGAAAGGCCTAAAGTTTAACCTCATGGATGATAGCGTCAACGATAGCCCTAGGATTCACCTGCCGCTCAACTACCCCCCTGGCAGCCCAGACCTGGGGCGACACTATCGGTCTAATTCTCCTCTGCCATCCATTCAGCTCCAACCTCAGTCACCTTCTGCCTCAAAGAAACACCAGGCAGTGCAGGACCTGCCGGCCACCAACACCTTTGTAGGAACCGGGGACAACAACTCAACAGGCTCAGACCAGTATTCGGATTACAGCTACAAGGCCAACTCTTCAAAATATAGCACCAAACAG
- the pcdh1b gene encoding protocadherin-1 isoform X6 gives MTVRVNRNFTVNRPTMCQSANVMWSRWSAMLVWILLLLCCSANVVNTIIYQVTEEQPPNTLIGSLAADQGLPDTGHLYKLEVGAPYLRVDGKTGDIYTTETPIDRETLKDCRNLFEGDPCFLEFEVSITDLMKGTGPRLIEGRIEILDENDNTPQFSSPVLTLSIPENTHVGVLFAIPVATDKDSGSNGIADYALTTGPEAANLFSLQVAQDSDEKLPQLIVLGNLDREQRDSYDLNIKVVDGGSPPRQSSALLRITITDANDNVPRFEKTHYEGELPENSPVGHSVLQVKANDSDMGPNGEVTYSLHQAPPAVQRLLSIDRNTGTIFVKGLVDREEISMLKFYVQAKDNGPQAKSSKSLVTITVKDQNDNAPLIRIRGIGLVTHEDGVANISEDMPVGTAVALVEVSDRDEGENAVVTCVVAGDVPFQLRSASETGNDRKRKYFLQTTTLLDYERIKDYRIEIVAVDSGNPALSSTNSLRVQVTDMNDNSPVFSPSLYQVEFPEENQPGDKVLDVLATDADSGTNAELTYSITGGSVPEGLFEINPNTGEVRVMSQLDREQLDHYQFLVAAADKGVPSLRGTATVVVKVLDRNDNDPKFMLNGYSFSVQENMPPLSPVGMVTVTDYDEGDNAHVQIFVEPDNGKFMIQNGTYTILSTISFDREKESTYSFRLKAVDGGDPPRSSYVGITINVLDENDNAPYVTKPSNSSYKFLDPRTSPETHVERVEAEDIDIGSNSELDFSIVGGNPHGLFRISSEGEITLAKEFTSKHIGLHRLVVKVKDRGTPVRHTTALVHIYVNETIGNVSHVEGLVGHSLYTPLEMDIAGDPDYSHDQHSNIIFGVLGGLFVVFLIIVVAVIIRRVLKENKSGYQAGKKETKDLYAPKPGPKSNKNKKAKKSKAPKPANPSEEDEGGSLQKGLKFNLMDDSVNDSPRIHLPLNYPPGSPDLGRHYRSNSPLPSIQLQPQSPSASKKHQAVQDLPATNTFVGTGDNNSTGSDQYSDYSYKANSSKYSTKQLPHRRVTFSTANQAQDLQDPSQHSYYDSGLEESETPSSKSSSGPRIGPLALPEDHYERTTPDGSIGEMEHPENGKKRSEAST, from the exons ATGACCGTTCGAGTGAACCGAAACTTCACCGT CAACAGACCGACGATGTGCCAGAGTGCCAATGTGATGTGGTCACGGTGGAGTGCCATGCTAGTGTGGATTTTGCTTCTCCTCTGTTGCTCTGCAAATGTAGTCAACACCATCATCTACCAGGTGACCGAGGAGCAGCCGCCCAACACCCTAATTGGCAGCTTGGCAGCTGACCAGGGCCTGCCAGACACAGGCCACCTTTACAAGCTTGAGGTGGGTGCTCCTTACCTCCGTGTGGATGGCAAAACAGGGGATATCTACACCACGGAGACCCCGATCGATCGTGAGACTCTCAAGGACTGTCGCAACCTTTTTGAGGGCGATCCTTGTTTCCTAGAATTTGAGGTGTCTATTACAGATCTAATGAAAGGCACAGGACCTCGGCTCATTGAAGGCCGCATCGAGATCTTGGATGAGAATGACAACACACCACAGTTCTCTTCCCCTGTCTTGACATTGTCGATCCCTGAGAACACGCACGTGGGTGTGCTATTCGCAATTCCTGTGGCCACCGACAAGGATTCTGGAAGCAATGGCATTGCAGATTATGCGCTAACGACCGGCCCTGAAGCTGCCAACCTTTTCAGCCTGCAGGTGGCACAAGACTCAGATGAGAAATTGCCACAACTTATTGTATTGGGCAACCTGGATAGAGAGCAGCGAGATTCATATGACCTCAACATAAAAGTGGTCGACGGCGGCTCTCCACCTCGCCAGAGTAGTGCCCTGCTTAGGATCACCATTACAGATGCAAATGACAATGTACCCAGATTCGAGAAGACACACTATGAGGGTGAGCTGCCAGAAAACAGCCCAGTGGGTCATTCTGTTCTACAA GTGAAGGCCAATGACTCTGACATGGGGCCCAATGGAGAGGTGACCTACAGCCTCCACCAGGCACCACCAGCAGTCCAAAGGCTTCTTAGTATTGACCGCAACACAGGCACCATTTTTGTTAAGGGGCTGGTGGATCGTGAAGAAATCAGCATGCTCAAGTTCTACGTCCAAGCTAAAGACAATGGTCCCCAAGCAAAAAGCTCCAAATCCCTTGTGACTATCACAGTAAAGGACCAAAATGACAATGCGCCCTTGATCAGGATCCGGGGCATTGGTCTTGTGACACATGAAGATGGTGTTGCTAACATATCGGAGGACATGCCTGTGGGCACAGCTGTGGCTCTGGTGGAGGTATCAGATCGTGATGAGGGCGAAAATGCAGTTGTGACCTGTGTGGTTGCAGGGGATGTCCCATTCCAGCTGCGTTCAGCTAGCGAAACTGGCAATGACCGCAAGAGGAAGTACTTCCTCCAGACAACCACGCTACTGGACTATGAGCGGATCAAAGACTACAGGATTGAAATCGTGGCAGTGGACTCTGGCAACCCTGCACTATCCAGCACAAATTCCCTGAGGGTGCAAGTGACAGACATGAATGACAATTCCCCGGTCTTCTCGCCATCCTTGTACCAGGTAGAATTTCCTGAGGAGAACCAGCCAGGTGACAAGGTTTTGGATGTGTTAGCCACGGATGCTGACAGTGGGACTAATGCAGAGCTGACATACAGTATCACTGGTGGATCAGTCCCTGAGGGACTCTTTGAAATTAACCCTAACACAGGAGAAGTACGTGTCATGAGCCAGTTGGACCGTGAACAATTAGATCACTATCAGTTTCTAGTTGCAGCAGCTGATAAAGGTGTACCAAGCTTGAGAGGAACTGCCACTGTTGTTGTTAAGGTGCTCGACAGGAACGACAATGACCCTAAATTTATGCTCAATGGTTACAGCTTTTCGGTCCAAGAGAACATGCCTCCCCTTAGTCCTGTTGGAATGGTAACAGTCACAGATTACGATGAGGGCGACAATGCTCATGTTCAAATCTTTGTAGAACCAGACAATGGCAAGTTTATGATTCAAAATGGAACGTACACCATCCTTTCAACTATTTCCTTTGACAGGGAAAAGGAGAGTACCTACAGTTTCCGACTGAAAGCTGTTGATGGAGGTGACCCACCACGTTCCTCCTACGTTGGCATTACTATTAATGTTCTTGACGAGAATGACAATGCTCCTTACGTCACCAAGCCCTCAAACTCGTCATACAAGTTCTTGGATCCCCGCACCAGCCCAGAGACCCATGTAGAACGCGTTGAGGCAGAGGACATTGATATTGGTTCAAATTCGGAGCTGGATTTCAGTATTGTAGGGGGCAACCCTCATGGCTTGTTCCGCATCTCTTCAGAAGGTGAGATTACGTTGGCTAAAGAGTTCACATCCAAACATATTGGTCTACACCGTCTGGTAGTAAAAGTTAAGGACAGAGGCACACCGGTACGCCACACGACTGCACTGGTTCACATCTATGTCAACGAGACCATTGGCAATGTCTCGCATGTCGAAGGACTTGTTGGACACAGTCTTTATACCCCACTTGAAATGGACATTGCAGGAGATCCAGATTATTCTCATGACCAGCACAGTAACATTATCTTTGGAGTCTTGGGTGGCCTTTTTGTGGTCTTTCTAATCATTGTGGTGGCGGTGATCATCAGGCGTGTGCTGAAAGAGAATAAAAGTGGCTACCAGGCTGGCAAGAAGGAGACCAAAGACCTCTATGCTCCCAAACCGGGGCCTAAGAGCAACAAGAACAAGAAGGCAAAGAAAAGCAAAGCTCCAAAGCCTGCCAACCCATCTGAAGAGGATGAGGGGGGAAGTCTTCAGAAAGGCCTAAAGTTTAACCTCATGGATGATAGCGTCAACGATAGCCCTAGGATTCACCTGCCGCTCAACTACCCCCCTGGCAGCCCAGACCTGGGGCGACACTATCGGTCTAATTCTCCTCTGCCATCCATTCAGCTCCAACCTCAGTCACCTTCTGCCTCAAAGAAACACCAGGCAGTGCAGGACCTGCCGGCCACCAACACCTTTGTAGGAACCGGGGACAACAACTCAACAGGCTCAGACCAGTATTCGGATTACAGCTACAAGGCCAACTCTTCAAAATATAGCACCAAACAG